The DNA region TGATGCAATCCATCTAGCTACATCACAAACAGTGTCATGCATCTTCACAGTTCTCTCATGGGCGTCATCTTCCCACAAACAAGAATCCTTCAATTTTTCAATCAAAGCAATGCCTTCAATTGAATCCTCATAATTCGGTCCATCTATCAAACCTTTCACCAGCCAGTATTGTACTAATTCACTTATTTGAATTGACAAGTCCTCTGAAAATAGAGAGCAATATAAGAAACATGACTTTATATTGTTATCTTGTAATGAATCGTAACTTAATTTCAACGGCTTATAGACATCAGCCTCAATGCCTTCTATAGAAGGCACTGATCTTCGCAATTCATTTAACGCATGCTTCCACAGCTTGACCTTAGTCTTTTTTCTCATGGCAGCTCCCACAGTGATGATGGCCAGTTGCAATCTGCAACATTCTCTAACAACTGCTTCTGCAAATGGTCTAATTTCTTCCAAATGAGTTAAATCCCCTGCATTTTGACTAAACAATTGCCAGGCTTCTTCATCATTTAAAACAtccattttaatttcaaaatcagTCATCGTATTCCTACAAACTTCCATACGTCGAGATGTCAATAAGATCTTACAACCTTTATGATCTTCTGGCCGTGGAACACCCAAAGTGTACAAATAAATTTTCTCCCAAACATCATCTAGAATGAGTAGAAATTTTTCCTGCTTCTCAAGCCTTTGATAAAGTCAGCTAGCTGTTCTCTGCACACTTTCTTCCATTTTCACCTCCATATTCAATATCTGAGTTATTTGTGTCTCAGCCTTTTTAAGGTCCAAATTCTCGGAAACAGTAGCCCAAATGACGATGCCAAAAGGCTGCATGGAAGTAGTCTTGAGCTCATTGTTCAAGTTCTTTACTATAGTAGTCTTGCCTATTCCTCCTATTCCCCAAATACCAATCCTCCAAAATCTATGACAATAGTTTCATAGTTTTGTCTAAAGCTTTTGATGCTGTTGTTTGACCTAGAATTGATGGCCCATGACTATGCTCCACAACTCTGGGAACTCTAATAGGATAAACCATACCAGAATTAAAACATCCAGCTTCTAAAAGCCTTTTGATCTCTTGGAGTATTTCTTCCACTTCCCTTCTCTTTCTATACCGCTTTCTGCAGTCTAAGAAACTTTGAGaagaatttttgttgttggaccgTCTTTTCCAGAATCTGATTGACCCTAGGCTGAAGCTTTTCGACATCATCAAGCCACTTTATGACTTGACCTCTTATTTTGTTTCCTTCTATCTCAATCACTTCCTTATCATCTTTAACTTCATTGCTACGATCCAAAAGAGTGTCCATCTCCTTGACCAAAACTTCAAGGTTTGATTGGAGATTGAAAGAAGAATTGATCTTAGAACAGATATAACCATAGAGAACCTTGGCAGTTGCTGTTGGGCTGTTGgcactaaaattaaaaaacttaagtgaaTAATTATAGTGTGGTCTCCGCATAAATTTAGACACGACTCAAAGtggattctaatttcaaattttaattgaattttctatgAACtttacctctatatatatatatatatatatatataaaaggaagggAACTAATTGATGAGTTTCCTTTCTGGGCTTTTTGCTCTGCCATTCCACAATTACAGAGGCACTTTTTATTTGTAGATTGCATTTCTTCAAAGGCAAAGGCCCCATGGGAAAAGCCTGAGGTATTTGTGTTCTTCTAGAATGAAATATTGGGCTTGTTCAATCATGCAAGCATTTTGTTTGATGTTGACATCTCCCTTGTTCTTGTAAATTGCTTGTAAgatataatttcaattaatgACGGTGGAAGGAaccaaaataaatgaagaaaatgttCCTAAAATACAAAATGGGACAGTCACTCTCAAATAATGAATAAACTCTTGAACTTCTTGTTTCCCTGACACACTCACGGGTCATCTTTCATTTTTCACACGGTCACAAGGGCCATTTTGGGCTACATTCCCTGTATTTAACCAAAACCGAAACTACCAAATCCCTAGCAATCAGGCACAGTTGGATAGAAATAAGGCAGCAGACTTGATTTGGTTTTGTCATCATCCCACTCCAATGCATCCCACCATTCTGATTCTCCTAGTATTTCTTTTATGGTACCTGTATTTTGGTTAGTAAGAGGCAATCTTTTTAGACGATTGCACAGGAACACTTCAACCTGCTCTAGACGTGGCCACGTCTCTGAGTCTCTGCAAAGAGTTCTTAGATTGGGAAGATTCTTCAACTCCAATATCCTTAGGTTTGGAACAACAGGATCTGGAGCCATATTTTTCACTGAATCATAATTAAAGAGCTCTTTTAAGTTGTAACTGGTGCTTACCTTAATTACTTCTACATTTGGCAGGTTCTGAATGAAGTCACCACAAGACAGAAGATATTTTATGTTAGAACAACGTCTCACTGCAATTAATTTTAGTCTAAGAAATCTCAGACCAAGATGTCCAACTAGTCCTGAAATGCTTTCTAATTCATTTAGATCGTGGAGAGTAAGTTCCTCCAAATTTGGTAGTAGGTCAGACTGGGCGGCCAATCCTCCATCTCGCCATAAACTCTGACTGGTAAATGTTGAAATGGTAAGTGTCTTTAAACCACCAAAGCAGCCAACGTTACAGATGACTAAATCTTCAAGCATTTGTTTTAGTTGCGAACAATGACTTAAAACCAAAGAACTTGCAATACCCCATAATTGGCCAATGGATTCTTGTGAGAGATCAAGACCATCAATAGTCAATCTTTTGTCATGTTTATTTGTCAAGGGGTAAGCTTTTGGGCCAATGCAAAAGTGAAATCTTGTTATTCTATTTATCCAGGAAAGATCATCAGAGCTTAGACATGGGATCTCCTTCAGTCTAATGGATAAAATAAGTAATTGATCAAGGTATCTGAGCTCTTCAAAAGTTGTCTCGTCTCCTTCCTCACCCTTCACAAGGAAATTGTAGGCACTCTCTGTCATATCTAGAACCTCTAAACAAGACAACCTGGAAAAAATTCCAGTTTGGATGGTTTTTAGGCTGTCAGTGTGGGATAAGTCCAGTTGCCTTAAATTGCTCAGTTTTTCCATTCCACAAGGCAATTCTTTGATACGAGTGGCACAAAGATTAAGCATTTGAAGTTTACTAAGCCCCCCCAATGGAGGTAGTTCTTCAAGAGAGAAGCAATTCCTTAAAATAAGAGCACGGAGGTCACCGAGTTGAAATAGAGAAAGAGGCAATGATCGGATGCGGGTTCCAGTAAGATTCAAGACCTTGAGTACTTCAAATCCTTGTAGGAACCTCTCAGGGACTGTGACAAGGAGAGGATTGTGTTGTAGTAGTAGAGTTGAGGTCTTTGGACATCGTATCATGCAAGTAGGTAGCCTTGTTATTTCATTATTCATGAAAGAAATTCTTTTAAGAGAATTTGAATTAGAAAACTCTCCAACTGAAATCTCGGTCAAACCAATCCCTGAACGAACAAGGGATTTACATCCATCCTCAAAAGATGATGTAATCCATATAGCAACATCACGAACAACATCATGCATCTTCACGGTGCCCTTTTTGGAACCATCTTCCAACAAACAAGAGTCCTTTAGATTTTCAATTAAAGCTATTCCTCTATTGACTGAATCCACATAGTTCTGCTGTTCATCTATCAAACCTTCTGCTCTCCAATGCAGTACTAGTTCACTGACTTCAATTGAGAAGTCCTCAGGAAACAAAGAGCAATATAGAAAACAAGATTTTATGCTGTTACCTTGTAATGAGTCGTAACTCCACTTCAAAGGCTTGTAGACCTCCTCCTCAATCCCTCCTACAGAAGGCACTGACCTTCGCAACTGCTTTAAGGCATCTTCCCACAGCTCCACCTTTGTCTTTCTTCTCATAGCAGCTCCCACTATGATGATGGCCAAAGGTAATCCGCAACATTCTCCAACAATTGCTTCAGCAAATGGTTTGATTTCTTCCAAATGAGACACATCACCTGCCTTTTGACTAAACAATTGCcaagcttcttcatcatttaaaacaacaattttgacttcaATATCGGTCATCATTTTTCTACAAACTTCCATAAACCGAGTTGTCAATATAATTTTAGAACCTTTATGAACATCAGGCTGTGGGACACCCAAATTGTCCAAATCAAGTTTCTGCCAAACATCATCTAGAATGAGTAGATACTTTTCCTCATTCATAAGTCTCTGATGAAGTCGAATAGCAATTCTCTCCACGCTTTTTTCCGTTTTCAACTCCAAATTCAATCTGTTAGCTATTTGTGTTTGGACATTTTTTATGTCCACATTCTTGGAAACGGTAGCCCAAATGACACTTCCAAAAGGCTGCATTGACGTGTTGTTGAGCTCATTATTCAAGTTCTTTACCAGAGTAGTCTTCCCTATTCCTCCCAGTCCCCAAATCCCAATCATCTGGGCCCTATCATCATACAATAGACTCAGAACTTTGGCTAAAGCTTTTGATGCTGTTGTTTGACCTTGAATTGAAGGTCCAGGAATATGCTCTACTGCTCTGGGAATTCTAGCAGGATAAACCACACCCTTAGGGAAAGTTGCATCTTCTAGAAGCCTTTTAATCTCTTCAAGTATTTCTTCCACTTCCTTGCTTGCTATATACCGCTTCTTGCAATTGAAGAAACATCGAGAAGGCTTTTTGTCATTAACCATCTCTTCTTGAATCGGATTGACTCTAAGCCGAAGCTTTTGGACATCCACAAGCCACTTTTTGACTAGAGCTCTTATTTCATTTACTTCTTTATCAGCTACTTCCTTGTCATCTTCGACTTCCTTTCTACGATCCATGAGTTTATCCATCTCCTTGACCAAAACATCAAGGTTTGATTGGAGACTGAGAGTGGTCTTTATCTTTGAACTGACCCACCCAAACAGAAGATCGCCAATTGTTTTCAATACTGCACCAGAAGCCGGACCTGCGACCGCAGCCGCAGCCGTGATTTCCACGCCTGTCATTCTGCGATGTGAGATGCAATAAGTTTCAAAGAAAATTACAAGTTTCCACTGCCTCGCATTAAATATTCATAGCAAACAATATATTGATTCTATCATGTCTGcctttaattaaattctaaccttttatcatttaaaatgaaaaaaaaaaaaaaaaagaagaagaaattattagcaacaaatatatttttaagagtAATTTGTCAAGCAAATGCTAAAAGCAAAATCTATAATCTATAATGTGCATTTTCAAATGGCAATCTGCCATTGCATCTCTAGCCGCACAAATTGTTAAACCATTGCATTTCCAAAACTAAAATCATTAAGAATATCCAAACTAAACAAGCAAGCATACTAATTCATTTGCactttctacccaaaaaaaaaatattcatttgcaTTGGAAAAGTATAATCTGTAAAAGgaatctaaaaattgataatgacAGTGCTATTTTATTTATCTGACAAAAGTGACATATCCTTTAGCGGGAGTCATTGAAAACAGCTAACtcatatacaaaaatataaaataaacaattgaGACAATGGGGaataaaaagtataaacaaCGAGAATATATAACAATATATGAAACTATAAAGATAAACCATCAAACAATGATCATATTGCTTGGCCAAAATTAAGGGTAGAGGTTCCTGATCAATCAAAATAAGGGTATTAtccaaagtttttaaaaaaggaGTGTGGAAAATTTAGGTTTCATTGAATTTGGAGTCTGTTGAGTTTTAAATGtaaggaaaaaattttaaaaaaaaattaaagaaaaattagaaccCTTTTGTGCCTAGCATTGAGCTCTTTGGTAATGTTGGTCTTCAATTCCTTAATGCAGCCAACTTCTCAAGAACAATCCTtaaaaagcaaccaaaaaaaaaaattgatattattcttaCAATTTAGTAAATCATGATTCATGAAGGCATATTGTTTTTGATTAATCAAGTACACactatttttaaaagaagaacaagaacaacaaaagtTGAAGGAtctaataaattcatatatatgtgtgtgtgtatatagcATAATAATACAGCTTAAATTTTCTATGATATAATTGACAACTATTGTTAAAATGCACGTAACATTTTCAAATTATCAGTGGCAAGTATTTTCAATCCAagcattcatttttaaaatctcaaattatcATAAAGACATTAATGCCTCTCACACCAAAATCCCTatacatatatgtgtgtttctaaaaaaaaaaaaaaaaaaaaaaaaaaaatatatatatatatatatatatatatatatatatatatatatacacactaacTGAAAGCATTCACAcctcaaacaccaaaaaaaaaaatcatttttattaatggtgtcaaatgccaaaaaattttaacaacttgctacagtaACCTGCTACTAGCACTAGGTCACTTTAGCAAGTTgctactatttttttattaattactttctctcactctctattaggctctctcctctctcctttCTCCCCATGATTCTATCTCTCCATCTCTCTCCGTCtcacccctctctctctcttcctcctatCTTCACCGCTGGTCTATTCTCTCTATCTTTGCTGCCAGTCTCCTCTCTCctctttatttttgtgtgtgttctaTGGGTTTGGTGGCAGTGGTGATGGTGGTTGATTTTGGTTGTAGGTTTCATGGATTGGTGCCTATGGTCACTGCAAGCTTTATACTATAAGAAATTGATGCAGTCGCCTAAAGccctaattaaaattttaaaaaaaaaccccaaattttaaccaataaagTTATTTCGTTCATTGTGATAGTATTAATTAAACccaaatattagccaataaataaaataacatttttttaacaaatgaaaaaaaaaaatgatatgtccacaatatttttcacaacacttttacaacaaaaaataatttta from Castanea sativa cultivar Marrone di Chiusa Pesio chromosome 6, ASM4071231v1 includes:
- the LOC142638561 gene encoding disease resistance protein At4g27190-like isoform X1 is translated as MLGTKGMTGVEITAAAAVAGPASGAVLKTIGDLLFGWVSSKIKTTLSLQSNLDVLVKEMDKLMDRRKEVEDDKEVADKEVNEIRALVKKWLVDVQKLRLRVNPIQEEMVNDKKPSRCFFNCKKRYIASKEVEEILEEIKRLLEDATFPKGVVYPARIPRAVEHIPGPSIQGQTTASKALAKVLSLLYDDRAQMIGIWGLGGIGKTTLVKNLNNELNNTSMQPFGSVIWATVSKNVDIKNVQTQIANRLNLELKTEKSVERIAIRLHQRLMNEEKYLLILDDVWQKLDLDNLGVPQPDVHKGSKIILTTRFMEVCRKMMTDIEVKIVVLNDEEAWQLFSQKAGDVSHLEEIKPFAEAIVGECCGLPLAIIIVGAAMRRKTKVELWEDALKQLRRSVPSVGGIEEEVYKPLKWSYDSLQGNSIKSCFLYCSLFPEDFSIEVSELVLHWRAEGLIDEQQNYVDSVNRGIALIENLKDSCLLEDGSKKGTVKMHDVVRDVAIWITSSFEDGCKSLVRSGIGLTEISVGEFSNSNSLKRISFMNNEITRLPTCMIRCPKTSTLLLQHNPLLVTVPERFLQGFEVLKVLNLTGTRIRSLPLSLFQLGDLRALILRNCFSLEELPPLGGLSKLQMLNLCATRIKELPCGMEKLSNLRQLDLSHTDSLKTIQTGIFSRLSCLEVLDMTESAYNFLVKGEEGDETTFEELRYLDQLLILSIRLKEIPCLSSDDLSWINRITRFHFCIGPKAYPLTNKHDKRLTIDGLDLSQESIGQLWGIASSLVLSHCSQLKQMLEDLVICNVGCFGGLKTLTISTFTSQSLWRDGGLAAQSDLLPNLEELTLHDLNELESISGLVGHLGLRFLRLKLIAVRRCSNIKYLLSCGDFIQNLPNVEVIKVSTSYNLKELFNYDSVKNMAPDPVVPNLRILELKNLPNLRTLCRDSETWPRLEQVEVFLCNRLKRLPLTNQNTGTIKEILGESEWWDALEWDDDKTKSSLLPYFYPTVPDC
- the LOC142638561 gene encoding disease resistance protein At4g27190-like isoform X3, with protein sequence MTGVEITAAAAVAGPASGAVLKTIGDLLFGWVSSKIKTTLSLQSNLDVLVKEMDKLMDRRKEVEDDKEVADKEVNEIRALVKKWLVDVQKLRLRVNPIQEEMVNDKKPSRCFFNCKKRYIASKEVEEILEEIKRLLEDATFPKGVVYPARIPRAVEHIPGPSIQGQTTASKALAKVLSLLYDDRAQMIGIWGLGGIGKTTLVKNLNNELNNTSMQPFGSVIWATVSKNVDIKNVQTQIANRLNLELKTEKSVERIAIRLHQRLMNEEKYLLILDDVWQKLDLDNLGVPQPDVHKGSKIILTTRFMEVCRKMMTDIEVKIVVLNDEEAWQLFSQKAGDVSHLEEIKPFAEAIVGECCGLPLAIIIVGAAMRRKTKVELWEDALKQLRRSVPSVGGIEEEVYKPLKWSYDSLQGNSIKSCFLYCSLFPEDFSIEVSELVLHWRAEGLIDEQQNYVDSVNRGIALIENLKDSCLLEDGSKKGTVKMHDVVRDVAIWITSSFEDGCKSLVRSGIGLTEISVGEFSNSNSLKRISFMNNEITRLPTCMIRCPKTSTLLLQHNPLLVTVPERFLQGFEVLKVLNLTGTRIRSLPLSLFQLGDLRALILRNCFSLEELPPLGGLSKLQMLNLCATRIKELPCGMEKLSNLRQLDLSHTDSLKTIQTGIFSRLSCLEVLDMTESAYNFLVKGEEGDETTFEELRYLDQLLILSIRLKEIPCLSSDDLSWINRITRFHFCIGPKAYPLTNKHDKRLTIDGLDLSQESIGQLWGIASSLVLSHCSQLKQMLEDLVICNVGCFGGLKTLTISTFTSQSLWRDGGLAAQSDLLPNLEELTLHDLNELESISGLVGHLGLRFLRLKLIAVRRCSNIKYLLSCGDFIQNLPNVEVIKVSTSYNLKELFNYDSVKNMAPDPVVPNLRILELKNLPNLRTLCRDSETWPRLEQVEVFLCNRLKRLPLTNQNTGTIKEILGESEWWDALEWDDDKTKSSLLPYFYPTVPDC
- the LOC142638561 gene encoding disease resistance protein At4g27190-like isoform X2, whose amino-acid sequence is MCERETVAGVEITAAAAVAGPASGAVLKTIGDLLFGWVSSKIKTTLSLQSNLDVLVKEMDKLMDRRKEVEDDKEVADKEVNEIRALVKKWLVDVQKLRLRVNPIQEEMVNDKKPSRCFFNCKKRYIASKEVEEILEEIKRLLEDATFPKGVVYPARIPRAVEHIPGPSIQGQTTASKALAKVLSLLYDDRAQMIGIWGLGGIGKTTLVKNLNNELNNTSMQPFGSVIWATVSKNVDIKNVQTQIANRLNLELKTEKSVERIAIRLHQRLMNEEKYLLILDDVWQKLDLDNLGVPQPDVHKGSKIILTTRFMEVCRKMMTDIEVKIVVLNDEEAWQLFSQKAGDVSHLEEIKPFAEAIVGECCGLPLAIIIVGAAMRRKTKVELWEDALKQLRRSVPSVGGIEEEVYKPLKWSYDSLQGNSIKSCFLYCSLFPEDFSIEVSELVLHWRAEGLIDEQQNYVDSVNRGIALIENLKDSCLLEDGSKKGTVKMHDVVRDVAIWITSSFEDGCKSLVRSGIGLTEISVGEFSNSNSLKRISFMNNEITRLPTCMIRCPKTSTLLLQHNPLLVTVPERFLQGFEVLKVLNLTGTRIRSLPLSLFQLGDLRALILRNCFSLEELPPLGGLSKLQMLNLCATRIKELPCGMEKLSNLRQLDLSHTDSLKTIQTGIFSRLSCLEVLDMTESAYNFLVKGEEGDETTFEELRYLDQLLILSIRLKEIPCLSSDDLSWINRITRFHFCIGPKAYPLTNKHDKRLTIDGLDLSQESIGQLWGIASSLVLSHCSQLKQMLEDLVICNVGCFGGLKTLTISTFTSQSLWRDGGLAAQSDLLPNLEELTLHDLNELESISGLVGHLGLRFLRLKLIAVRRCSNIKYLLSCGDFIQNLPNVEVIKVSTSYNLKELFNYDSVKNMAPDPVVPNLRILELKNLPNLRTLCRDSETWPRLEQVEVFLCNRLKRLPLTNQNTGTIKEILGESEWWDALEWDDDKTKSSLLPYFYPTVPDC